Proteins found in one Gardnerella vaginalis ATCC 14018 = JCM 11026 genomic segment:
- a CDS encoding GNAT family N-acetyltransferase yields the protein MKNIEIKKLDYLEAKDNMNIILDLYLKAFPKELDRIDNVRERILDSLRYNNSALLLVATMNNRIIGVLYGIELLQDNWYAHQIKPFLSENYDWFNQSLELNELFVDTEFQHLGVGSALMKKVENLELYKTIILSTKKDDNAVALDFYNKLGYSLLTDNWKSYYGPIYCVLYKKF from the coding sequence ATGAAGAATATTGAAATTAAAAAATTAGATTATTTAGAAGCCAAAGATAATATGAATATAATTTTAGATTTATATCTAAAAGCATTCCCTAAAGAACTAGATCGTATAGATAATGTTCGTGAACGCATATTAGATAGTTTGAGATATAACAATAGTGCGCTTTTACTTGTTGCTACGATGAATAATCGTATTATCGGTGTTTTATATGGCATAGAATTATTACAAGATAATTGGTATGCGCATCAAATTAAGCCATTTTTATCAGAAAATTATGATTGGTTCAATCAAAGCTTAGAGCTAAATGAGTTGTTTGTAGACACCGAATTTCAACATTTAGGTGTGGGCAGTGCGCTTATGAAGAAAGTCGAAAATCTTGAATTATATAAAACAATAATTTTATCTACAAAAAAAGATGACAATGCTGTTGCCTTAGATTTTTATAACAAGCTTGGATACAGTTTATTAACCGATAATTGGAAATCCTATTACGGGCCTATTTACTGCGTACTATATAAGAAGTTTTAG
- a CDS encoding histidine phosphatase family protein, which yields MVDFVESATQIAHNANKNSAHEGIARSVMLVRHGQTPYNAQFRLQGMIDIALDESGIDQVTRSGKALRVLFGASDLEDPKNPNSEEHVRITPEEADASFVAIASPLIRAQQTAHAFADKIELNVHVENGVRERFFGEWEGLNRQQINEKWPEDFKSWVDGKGGELNHGAETKQEVGERAAKAVEDWARKTGSDRDLLVFSHGSCLSQTVHKLLGLDKVDPSYKTIGGMGNGRWARLIPSLNADGSIHWRLDAYDQGPAADPTSQRLIRIWGAA from the coding sequence ATGGTTGATTTTGTTGAAAGCGCAACGCAAATTGCGCATAATGCCAATAAAAACAGCGCTCACGAAGGTATTGCGCGTTCTGTAATGCTTGTTCGCCATGGCCAGACGCCTTATAATGCACAATTTAGACTTCAAGGCATGATTGATATTGCTTTAGATGAGTCTGGAATAGACCAGGTGACTCGCTCTGGTAAGGCTTTGCGTGTTCTTTTTGGAGCTTCCGACTTAGAAGACCCAAAGAATCCAAATAGCGAGGAGCACGTGCGCATTACTCCAGAAGAAGCAGACGCGAGTTTTGTTGCAATTGCTTCTCCGCTTATTCGCGCACAACAGACAGCTCATGCTTTTGCAGATAAGATTGAGCTTAATGTTCACGTTGAAAATGGTGTGCGCGAGCGCTTTTTTGGAGAGTGGGAAGGCCTTAATCGCCAGCAAATTAACGAAAAATGGCCTGAAGATTTTAAGTCATGGGTTGATGGCAAAGGTGGTGAACTCAACCACGGTGCAGAAACTAAGCAAGAAGTTGGCGAGCGCGCGGCGAAAGCTGTTGAGGATTGGGCGCGCAAAACTGGCTCGGATCGCGATTTGCTAGTGTTTTCGCACGGCTCTTGCCTATCTCAAACTGTTCATAAGCTTCTTGGATTAGACAAGGTAGATCCTTCTTATAAGACGATTGGTGGAATGGGAAACGGTCGTTGGGCGCGTTTAATTCCAAGTCTTAACGCGGATGGTTCAATCCATTGGCGTTTGGATGCTTACGATCAAGGCCCTGCAGCCGACCCTACAAGTCAGCGTCTTATTCGCATTTGGGGAGCGGCTTAA
- the glmU gene encoding bifunctional UDP-N-acetylglucosamine diphosphorylase/glucosamine-1-phosphate N-acetyltransferase GlmU, whose product MEKHNDNVAAAIILAAGDGTRMRSTTPKVLHPFAGKTFLNRVMNAMAGVNPKELAVVVHAQAQRVSAAAQSYNNAVRIVNQDDKPGTGRAVQCAMRDLNEASKQECGSALKGSVVIAASDMPLLDTQTLQSLIDFHNNQGNVATVLTAVLDDATGYGRIVREANGDVLRIVEHKDANAGELAIKEVNTSVYVFDAEVLTDAISNLNSKNAQGEFYLTDALEHARTMGRVGAMAAADSLRVEGVNTRVQLAALAKAYNKRVCEKWMLEGVTILDPENTWIEDDVVLQEDVTVLPGCFLQGQTIVKSGAVVGPYTTLIDAQVDEDAVVERSRVQESHICRAANIGPWTYLRPGNVLGEESKAGAFVEMKKAHIGNGTKVPHLSYMGDADLGEHTNIGGGTITANYDGVHKNHTTIGSNAHVGAGNLFVAPVTVGDGVTTGAGSVVRHDVPADSMVYSENTQHVVEGWKPVWER is encoded by the coding sequence GTGGAAAAGCATAATGATAATGTAGCCGCAGCGATAATTCTGGCAGCAGGTGATGGGACGCGCATGCGTTCAACAACGCCGAAAGTATTGCATCCGTTCGCTGGAAAAACGTTCTTAAATCGCGTAATGAACGCAATGGCAGGCGTAAACCCTAAGGAGCTTGCTGTTGTAGTGCACGCTCAAGCGCAACGAGTGTCGGCAGCTGCGCAAAGCTACAATAACGCCGTGCGTATTGTGAACCAGGATGATAAGCCTGGAACGGGCAGGGCAGTGCAGTGCGCAATGCGAGATCTTAATGAAGCTTCAAAACAAGAATGTGGTAGTGCGCTTAAAGGTTCTGTGGTAATTGCGGCAAGTGATATGCCACTTTTAGACACGCAAACATTGCAATCATTAATTGATTTTCACAATAATCAAGGCAATGTAGCAACTGTTTTAACCGCTGTTTTAGACGATGCCACTGGCTACGGGCGAATTGTGCGAGAAGCAAATGGTGATGTGCTAAGAATTGTTGAACACAAAGATGCTAATGCAGGAGAGCTTGCGATTAAGGAAGTGAACACATCTGTGTACGTGTTCGATGCGGAAGTGCTTACAGACGCAATATCTAACCTTAATTCCAAGAACGCTCAAGGCGAGTTTTACTTAACGGATGCGCTAGAGCACGCTCGCACAATGGGGCGTGTTGGAGCAATGGCGGCAGCTGATTCGTTGAGAGTAGAAGGCGTAAATACACGCGTTCAATTAGCTGCGCTTGCAAAAGCATACAACAAGCGCGTTTGCGAAAAGTGGATGCTTGAAGGCGTAACGATTCTAGACCCAGAAAACACGTGGATCGAAGACGATGTTGTTTTGCAAGAAGACGTTACGGTACTTCCAGGGTGCTTCTTGCAAGGGCAAACGATTGTTAAAAGCGGTGCGGTTGTAGGACCATACACTACGCTTATCGATGCGCAAGTAGATGAAGACGCGGTTGTGGAGCGCTCGCGTGTGCAAGAATCACATATTTGCCGCGCTGCAAACATTGGTCCGTGGACGTATTTGCGACCAGGAAATGTGCTTGGCGAGGAGAGCAAAGCGGGCGCGTTTGTGGAGATGAAGAAAGCGCATATTGGAAACGGCACTAAGGTTCCACACTTAAGCTACATGGGCGACGCTGATTTGGGTGAGCACACGAATATCGGCGGTGGCACAATTACAGCAAACTACGACGGTGTGCATAAGAATCACACGACTATTGGCTCTAACGCGCATGTTGGTGCAGGAAACCTGTTTGTAGCTCCCGTTACTGTTGGAGATGGAGTTACAACGGGTGCAGGATCTGTTGTGCGTCACGATGTTCCAGCGGATTCCATGGTGTATTCGGAAAATACGCAGCATGTTGTAGAAGGCTGGAAGCCAGTTTGGGAGCGCTAG
- a CDS encoding TM2 domain-containing protein has protein sequence MIIVSDLDKQTGDYSGSDGQTQYGQPQYNDQSQQYNQAQPQYNNQSQYGAQTQYNAQPQYNAQPQCNAQPQYGQTQYNQNSYAQPQYGQYSQSTPQYNQASSYSNYGSNYSLNAYRSSRNKIAAGLLAIFLGALGVHNFYLGFKGKAVAQLLISILSFGLLAFVSGIWAFIEGICILCSQPGSKWHKDADGAELQD, from the coding sequence GTGATTATTGTGAGTGATTTAGATAAGCAAACTGGAGATTACTCCGGCTCTGACGGACAGACTCAGTACGGACAGCCACAGTACAATGATCAGTCCCAGCAGTATAACCAGGCTCAGCCACAATATAACAACCAATCCCAGTATGGTGCTCAAACTCAGTACAATGCTCAGCCGCAATACAATGCTCAGCCTCAGTGCAATGCTCAGCCTCAGTATGGTCAGACTCAGTATAATCAGAATTCATATGCTCAGCCGCAATATGGTCAGTACTCTCAGTCTACTCCTCAGTACAATCAAGCATCTTCATACTCTAACTATGGGTCTAATTATTCATTAAACGCATACAGAAGCTCTCGTAACAAGATTGCTGCAGGCCTGTTAGCGATTTTCTTGGGTGCTTTGGGTGTGCACAATTTCTATCTTGGTTTTAAAGGCAAGGCTGTTGCTCAGCTGCTTATTTCTATTCTTTCTTTCGGCTTGCTGGCTTTTGTTTCTGGAATTTGGGCATTTATTGAAGGAATTTGCATTCTTTGCTCTCAGCCTGGTTCTAAGTGGCATAAGGATGCCGATGGAGCTGAACTTCAAGACTAA
- the coaE gene encoding dephospho-CoA kinase (Dephospho-CoA kinase (CoaE) performs the final step in coenzyme A biosynthesis.) gives MTMMRIAVTGGIAAGKSTVVNHLRSFGAFVIDYDVLARKVVEPGSAVLRGIVSIFGENAVKNDGSLNREFIAKRVFGDDVNHKQALSKIESLIHPAIYDLAKTLEGEYISEYSRKISKEDCCERASLSSIIVHDIPLLAQVIDSIPFSFDHIITVEAPKDVRIARMINERKMSKNQAEQRINNQVEEIARRKIADFVVDSTKPMEVMLKSVDSKIKTWMGKEH, from the coding sequence ATGACAATGATGCGGATTGCGGTAACGGGCGGAATCGCTGCTGGAAAATCTACAGTAGTAAATCATTTGCGTTCGTTTGGCGCGTTTGTTATAGATTACGATGTTTTAGCGCGTAAAGTAGTGGAACCGGGAAGCGCAGTGTTGCGGGGAATCGTAAGCATTTTTGGGGAAAATGCCGTTAAGAATGATGGTTCTTTAAATCGCGAGTTTATTGCAAAGCGTGTTTTTGGGGATGATGTAAATCATAAGCAAGCGTTAAGTAAGATTGAATCACTTATTCATCCTGCTATTTATGATTTAGCGAAGACTTTAGAAGGTGAGTATATAAGCGAGTATTCTAGGAAAATTTCTAAAGAAGATTGCTGTGAACGCGCATCTTTAAGCTCAATTATTGTGCACGATATTCCGCTGCTTGCGCAAGTAATTGACAGCATTCCATTTAGTTTTGATCATATTATTACAGTTGAAGCGCCTAAAGATGTTCGCATTGCGCGAATGATAAACGAGCGCAAAATGAGTAAGAATCAGGCGGAGCAGCGCATAAATAATCAAGTTGAAGAGATTGCGCGAAGGAAAATCGCTGATTTTGTAGTTGATTCTACAAAGCCTATGGAAGTTATGCTTAAAAGCGTTGATTCAAAAATTAAAACGTGGATGGGTAAGGAGCATTAG
- the uvrB gene encoding excinuclease ABC subunit UvrB yields the protein MSNKIQRTNKPFVVKAPYNPSGDQPQAIEELANRIENGENDVVLMGATGTGKTATTAWLIERLQRPTLIIEPNKTLAAQLCAEFRELMPDNAVSYFVSYYDYYQPEAYIPQTDTYIEKDSNINDDVERLRHAATANLLTRRDCVVVATVSCIYGLGTPEEYAERMLMLSVGEQLERDDLLRQFVNMQYKRNDIAFTRGTFRVRGDTVEIIPVYEELAVRIEFFGDEIDRITMLHPLTGEVIRQESSVHIFPASHYIAGPERMERALEAIEKERDERVAQLKKQNKLLEAQRLEMRTTYDLEMLRQVGVCPGVENYSRHFDGRAAGTPPHTLLDFFPDDFLLVLDESHVTVPQIGAMYEGDASRKRTLVEHGFRLPSAMDNRPLKWKEFLEHVGQTVYLSATPGDYELGLSDGVVEQIIRPTGLLDPKIEVRPVEGQVDDLLAEIKARVAKDERVLVTTLTKKMAEDLTDYFLELGIKVEYLHSDVDTLRRVELLRELREGKIDVIVGINLLREGLDLPEVSLVAILDADKEGFLRSYRSLIQTIGRAARNVSGTVLMYADSVTDAMSKAISETERRREKQIAYNKAHGIDPKPLRKKISDVNDMLAKEDVDTQTLLVGGYRNANKAGNSHYGVPKEPNLGQQSKEKRMANISELPQDDIMSLIKNLSEQMHVAAEQLQFELAARLRDEIRDLKKELRQMDEANK from the coding sequence ATGTCGAATAAAATTCAGCGCACAAACAAGCCTTTTGTAGTAAAAGCGCCATACAATCCTTCTGGCGATCAGCCGCAAGCAATCGAAGAGCTGGCTAATCGCATTGAAAACGGCGAAAACGATGTTGTTTTAATGGGTGCTACTGGAACTGGTAAAACTGCTACAACCGCTTGGCTAATTGAGCGTTTGCAACGACCGACTCTTATTATTGAGCCGAATAAAACTTTGGCGGCTCAACTTTGCGCGGAGTTTCGCGAGCTTATGCCAGATAATGCTGTGAGCTATTTTGTGTCTTACTACGATTACTATCAGCCGGAAGCGTATATTCCGCAAACAGATACGTATATTGAAAAAGATTCGAATATTAACGACGATGTTGAGCGTCTTCGTCACGCAGCTACAGCGAATTTGCTTACGCGTAGAGATTGCGTTGTTGTAGCTACCGTTTCTTGCATTTATGGACTCGGTACCCCAGAGGAGTATGCCGAGCGAATGCTTATGCTGAGTGTTGGGGAGCAGCTTGAGCGAGACGATTTATTGCGTCAATTTGTGAACATGCAATACAAGCGCAATGACATTGCTTTTACGCGTGGAACTTTTAGAGTGCGTGGAGATACGGTTGAGATTATTCCAGTTTACGAAGAATTAGCTGTGCGAATTGAGTTCTTTGGTGACGAAATCGACAGAATTACAATGTTGCATCCGCTTACTGGGGAAGTGATTCGCCAAGAGAGTAGTGTTCATATTTTCCCTGCATCTCACTACATTGCAGGGCCTGAGCGCATGGAGCGCGCGCTGGAGGCGATTGAAAAAGAGCGTGACGAAAGAGTTGCGCAGCTTAAAAAGCAGAATAAATTGCTGGAAGCTCAGCGTTTGGAAATGCGAACTACGTATGATTTGGAGATGCTTCGCCAAGTTGGAGTATGTCCAGGAGTGGAAAATTATTCGAGGCATTTTGACGGTCGCGCTGCAGGCACGCCTCCGCATACTTTGCTTGACTTTTTCCCAGACGACTTTTTGCTGGTTTTGGACGAGTCGCATGTAACTGTGCCGCAAATCGGAGCTATGTATGAAGGCGATGCTTCGCGCAAAAGAACGCTTGTGGAGCATGGTTTTAGACTGCCTTCTGCAATGGATAATCGCCCGTTAAAGTGGAAAGAATTTTTGGAGCATGTTGGTCAAACTGTGTATCTTTCGGCAACACCTGGAGATTACGAGTTGGGGCTTTCGGATGGCGTAGTTGAGCAGATTATTCGCCCAACTGGCTTGCTTGACCCTAAGATTGAGGTTCGACCTGTGGAAGGGCAGGTTGATGATTTGCTTGCGGAAATCAAGGCGCGTGTTGCAAAAGATGAGCGCGTGCTTGTTACTACGCTTACTAAGAAAATGGCGGAAGACTTAACTGATTACTTTTTGGAGCTTGGTATTAAAGTTGAGTACTTGCATTCGGATGTTGATACTTTGCGCAGAGTGGAGCTTTTGCGCGAGCTTCGCGAAGGAAAAATTGATGTGATTGTTGGCATTAATTTGCTTCGTGAAGGCTTGGATCTGCCGGAAGTTTCGCTTGTTGCGATTTTAGATGCAGATAAAGAAGGCTTCTTAAGATCTTACCGCTCGCTTATTCAGACGATTGGACGCGCTGCTCGTAACGTTTCTGGAACTGTGCTTATGTATGCAGATAGCGTTACGGATGCTATGAGCAAGGCGATTAGTGAGACGGAGAGGCGTCGCGAAAAGCAAATCGCGTATAACAAGGCGCATGGAATTGACCCTAAGCCTTTGCGAAAGAAGATTAGCGATGTGAACGATATGCTTGCTAAAGAGGATGTTGATACTCAAACTTTGCTAGTAGGCGGTTACAGGAATGCTAATAAGGCTGGGAACTCGCATTATGGCGTGCCAAAAGAGCCAAATCTTGGGCAGCAAAGTAAAGAAAAGCGTATGGCGAATATTTCTGAGTTGCCGCAAGACGATATTATGTCTTTGATTAAGAATTTGAGCGAGCAGATGCATGTTGCTGCAGAACAGTTGCAATTCGAGCTTGCAGCGCGATTGCGTGACGAAATACGCGATCTAAAGAAAGAATTGCGTCAAATGGATGAGGCTAATAAGTGA
- a CDS encoding pyridoxamine 5'-phosphate oxidase family protein: MATLSEDMKTFIENNLAWIATISKDGELDLGPKMSMFVLDDNHLAYHERTAGQHFKNLQDGSQLVVAVANLAEKKGYRFRGTVTLHTDDAIYEEQVRVAEEKGTKKPAAVPVMEINEIQDLTSGANAGKTIAKD, encoded by the coding sequence ATGGCAACTCTTAGTGAAGATATGAAGACTTTTATTGAGAACAATTTGGCTTGGATTGCAACGATTAGCAAAGATGGCGAGCTTGATCTTGGACCAAAGATGTCAATGTTTGTTCTAGACGATAATCACCTTGCTTACCACGAGCGCACTGCAGGTCAGCATTTTAAGAACTTGCAAGACGGCAGCCAGCTTGTTGTTGCCGTTGCAAATTTGGCCGAAAAGAAGGGATATCGCTTCCGCGGGACCGTTACTCTTCACACAGATGACGCGATTTACGAAGAGCAGGTACGAGTTGCAGAAGAAAAAGGCACAAAGAAGCCTGCTGCCGTTCCTGTTATGGAGATTAATGAGATTCAGGATTTGACTTCTGGAGCTAATGCTGGAAAGACAATTGCTAAAGATTAA
- the pyk gene encoding pyruvate kinase, with protein MRKAKIVDTIGPATESLEGITKLVEAGMDVARLNRSHGTPEDHLRVYNNVREASKTTGRNVAALVDLQGPKIRCGWFKKNADGEDKVYLEEGQEFVITTDDIEGDEHRTSTTFKGLPGDCHAGDPILIDDGKVRLEVTKVEGNDVHTKVVVAGPVSSHKGINLPGVAVSLPALTEKDESDLRWAIRTGADIIAMSFVRFATDIDRAHEIMDEEGRRIPIVAKIEKPQAVANLEEIVKTFDGIMVARGDMAVEMPLEQVPLVTKRCIELSRQYAKPVIVATEVLGSMVNSPVPTRAEASDCANAVLDGADATMTSNETAVGKYPAVTVQTMSRISQYATENGYDRIPSVELDMSSTGAVSSAAVDLADKLNAKAIVAYTQTGRTVHRISRERPAAPIYGLTNNEHTYHWLALSWGTEGFLISEDYHDMNRHDLMIFTDKVLREAGKVEDGDKIVVLSTAQGERQAGRTDSIYVHTVGACD; from the coding sequence ATGAGAAAAGCCAAAATTGTTGATACTATTGGACCAGCTACCGAATCGTTAGAGGGCATTACCAAGCTTGTTGAAGCTGGCATGGATGTTGCTCGCTTAAACCGTTCGCATGGCACTCCTGAAGATCATTTGCGCGTTTACAACAATGTGCGCGAAGCTTCAAAGACCACTGGTCGTAATGTTGCTGCTCTTGTTGATTTGCAGGGTCCAAAGATTCGTTGCGGCTGGTTCAAGAAGAACGCTGACGGCGAAGACAAGGTTTATTTGGAAGAAGGTCAAGAGTTCGTTATCACCACAGACGATATTGAGGGTGATGAGCATCGCACTTCCACAACCTTCAAGGGTTTGCCAGGAGATTGCCACGCAGGCGATCCAATTTTGATTGATGATGGCAAGGTTCGTCTTGAGGTTACCAAGGTAGAAGGCAACGACGTACACACTAAGGTTGTTGTTGCTGGCCCAGTTTCTAGCCACAAGGGCATTAACCTTCCAGGCGTTGCCGTTTCTCTTCCAGCATTGACCGAAAAGGATGAGTCTGATCTTCGTTGGGCTATTCGCACGGGTGCAGACATTATTGCAATGTCGTTCGTGCGTTTTGCTACCGATATTGATCGCGCTCACGAAATCATGGACGAAGAAGGCCGCCGCATTCCAATCGTTGCAAAGATTGAGAAGCCACAGGCTGTTGCAAACTTGGAAGAGATTGTTAAGACCTTTGATGGCATTATGGTTGCTCGTGGAGATATGGCAGTGGAGATGCCACTTGAGCAGGTTCCACTCGTTACCAAGCGCTGCATTGAGCTTTCTCGCCAATACGCAAAGCCAGTAATCGTTGCTACTGAAGTTCTTGGATCAATGGTTAACTCTCCAGTTCCAACTCGTGCAGAGGCTTCTGATTGCGCTAACGCTGTTCTTGACGGCGCCGATGCAACTATGACATCTAACGAGACCGCAGTCGGCAAGTATCCAGCAGTTACCGTTCAGACCATGTCTCGTATTTCTCAATACGCGACTGAAAATGGCTATGATCGCATTCCATCTGTGGAGCTTGACATGTCTAGCACGGGTGCAGTTTCTTCTGCAGCTGTTGACTTGGCGGACAAGCTTAACGCTAAGGCGATTGTTGCTTACACTCAGACTGGTCGCACTGTGCATCGCATTTCTCGCGAACGCCCAGCTGCTCCAATCTACGGCTTGACCAACAATGAGCACACTTATCACTGGTTGGCTTTGAGCTGGGGCACTGAAGGCTTCTTGATTAGCGAGGACTACCACGATATGAACCGTCACGATCTTATGATCTTCACCGACAAGGTTCTTCGTGAAGCTGGTAAGGTTGAAGACGGCGACAAGATTGTTGTTTTGAGCACTGCTCAGGGTGAGCGCCAGGCTGGTCGTACCGACTCTATTTACGTTCACACCGTTGGTGCTTGCGATTAA
- the rsfS gene encoding ribosome silencing factor translates to MAALESSVNAIRIAAAAADRLKATNIQAFDVSNLLGITDAMLVVSASNERQVLAVSEEIEKDLYLKDNKRKALSREGLELAQWILLDFGDFVIHIMHEEAREFYRLERLWNDCPAIDLQLPEHDESDADGDYVYDAQNGDQESER, encoded by the coding sequence ATGGCAGCTTTAGAAAGCTCTGTTAACGCGATTAGGATTGCTGCGGCTGCAGCTGATAGGTTAAAAGCCACTAATATCCAGGCTTTTGACGTTAGCAATCTGCTTGGAATTACAGACGCCATGCTGGTTGTTTCTGCATCTAACGAGCGTCAAGTCTTAGCTGTTAGCGAAGAAATCGAAAAAGACTTGTACTTAAAAGACAATAAGCGTAAAGCTTTATCTCGAGAAGGTTTAGAACTAGCACAGTGGATTTTGCTTGATTTTGGCGACTTTGTGATTCATATTATGCACGAGGAAGCGCGCGAGTTTTATCGCCTTGAGCGTTTGTGGAATGATTGCCCTGCAATTGATTTGCAACTTCCAGAGCATGATGAGAGCGATGCGGATGGCGATTATGTCTATGATGCGCAAAATGGCGATCAAGAGTCTGAAAGGTAG
- a CDS encoding LytTR family DNA-binding domain-containing protein: MKVTIAIVPPEEEQHAQLSVHNIDDNLKRIIANLQSIDSKNAKASNTENNTVNAENSNNNSFIYGYINDSIIVMHEPDVIMICVENSRVIIHSDKGECVSYKRLMDFDNPQFASFVRISKSAIVNLNRIVRVDPGFGGSMSVKMDDGSVEWISRRCLAGFKKRLGM; encoded by the coding sequence ATGAAGGTAACGATTGCTATTGTGCCGCCAGAAGAGGAGCAGCACGCTCAATTGTCAGTTCACAATATTGACGACAATCTTAAACGCATTATAGCCAATTTGCAAAGCATTGATTCTAAAAATGCAAAAGCAAGTAACACTGAAAATAATACTGTAAATGCGGAAAATAGCAACAATAATTCATTCATATACGGTTATATTAACGATTCGATTATTGTTATGCATGAGCCAGATGTGATTATGATTTGCGTAGAAAATTCGCGCGTAATTATTCACAGTGATAAAGGCGAGTGCGTGTCTTACAAGCGCCTAATGGATTTCGACAATCCGCAATTCGCGTCGTTTGTGCGCATATCTAAATCCGCAATCGTGAACTTGAATCGCATTGTTCGAGTTGATCCAGGATTCGGCGGAAGTATGAGCGTAAAAATGGACGACGGAAGCGTTGAGTGGATTAGTCGCAGATGCTTAGCTGGGTTCAAAAAGCGCTTAGGAATGTAG
- a CDS encoding DMT family transporter, with protein sequence MSEINSAVQPRQNNRINVNFARIMLLLCAAIWGGSYVSSKYALEVFPPQWLMGVRMLGACIIMGAVFFKTIRKNFTKKLIIPSLLTGVTYYASLVTQTEGLRWIDPGRSAFLTAAYCVIAPFSAWMIIRKKPTLLGIIAALTCVVGVGLVALKPGSLVLTLSHGDVLTLICAAVFAFNLTYLAYYSRQYNPVALTFGQFSVSGVLFLCGAAISEPLPNFNAEDNWITITNMFYLIVIVTVLAQIIQNYTLIYLSTANASVIMCTECLFTLLFSSILYNERVTSVAFIGFALIFAAILLASLAEHIELIKIKNKQKISETESKVASAAASTI encoded by the coding sequence ATGAGTGAAATAAATAGCGCGGTTCAACCAAGACAGAACAATCGAATTAACGTAAACTTCGCGCGAATCATGTTGCTCTTATGCGCCGCAATTTGGGGCGGAAGCTACGTCTCATCTAAATACGCTCTAGAGGTATTCCCACCTCAATGGCTTATGGGAGTTCGCATGCTTGGAGCGTGCATAATAATGGGCGCAGTCTTCTTTAAAACAATCCGCAAAAATTTTACTAAAAAGCTAATAATTCCTTCGCTTTTAACAGGTGTTACATACTACGCATCTTTAGTTACTCAAACAGAAGGATTAAGGTGGATAGACCCAGGTAGAAGTGCTTTTCTTACAGCCGCCTACTGTGTTATAGCGCCATTTTCAGCTTGGATGATTATTAGAAAAAAGCCAACGCTTTTAGGAATTATTGCAGCTCTAACATGCGTTGTGGGCGTTGGATTAGTTGCATTAAAGCCAGGATCTCTTGTTCTTACACTTTCTCACGGAGATGTTTTAACTCTTATTTGCGCGGCTGTTTTTGCGTTTAACTTAACATACTTAGCGTATTATTCTAGACAATACAATCCCGTTGCTTTAACATTCGGTCAGTTTAGTGTTTCTGGAGTTCTATTTTTGTGCGGAGCTGCAATAAGTGAGCCTTTGCCTAATTTTAATGCCGAAGATAATTGGATAACTATTACGAACATGTTCTATCTTATAGTGATAGTAACTGTTCTTGCGCAAATCATTCAAAACTATACTCTGATTTATCTTTCAACAGCTAACGCTTCCGTGATTATGTGCACAGAATGCTTATTTACATTGCTATTTTCTAGCATTCTATACAACGAGCGCGTAACAAGCGTTGCTTTTATTGGCTTTGCATTGATTTTTGCTGCGATTCTGCTTGCAAGTTTGGCAGAACATATTGAGCTTATAAAAATCAAAAATAAGCAGAAAATTTCTGAAACAGAGTCTAAAGTTGCATCTGCAGCAGCATCTACAATTTAA
- a CDS encoding DUF3021 family protein: MEKQVTTFGKTMVKNIVKGIGIGCTIFTAISFVSSLLAHTAVGNRIASYAVASFVIGIGYGVFAIFWSNERMSNLAKFVFALVPPIAIQFIVSVIVGWISFKDGPAVICGWIVFTVIFPIALAAIIYYFEKKKAEEMNARLQALRKESK; the protein is encoded by the coding sequence ATGGAAAAGCAAGTTACAACTTTTGGTAAAACAATGGTAAAAAACATTGTTAAAGGCATTGGCATAGGGTGCACTATTTTTACTGCAATTAGTTTTGTGTCGAGCCTGTTAGCGCATACCGCAGTTGGAAACAGAATTGCATCTTATGCTGTAGCGTCGTTTGTTATTGGCATAGGCTATGGAGTGTTCGCTATTTTTTGGTCGAATGAGCGTATGTCAAATCTTGCGAAGTTCGTTTTTGCACTAGTTCCACCAATTGCTATTCAATTTATTGTGTCTGTGATTGTTGGGTGGATTTCATTCAAAGATGGGCCAGCTGTGATTTGCGGATGGATTGTATTCACTGTTATTTTCCCGATTGCACTTGCTGCAATAATTTATTACTTCGAGAAGAAGAAAGCGGAAGAAATGAACGCTAGGTTGCAAGCATTGCGTAAAGAAAGCAAGTAA